In Bacillus sp. NP247, one DNA window encodes the following:
- a CDS encoding homoserine dehydrogenase, translating to MNNVINVGVLGLGTVGSGVVHILKEHYKKIALDTGYEVKVKTVVVRDLEKERDVCIDGIVVTSNVDEVLNDSNIDIVVEVMGGIEEAKQHIIKALQNKKHVVTANKDLMAVYGAELLQLANENDCDLCYEASVAGGIPVLRGLTDGLASDQIEKIMGIVNGTTNYMLTKMSQKGWSYEEALQEAQKLGFAESDPTADVDGLDAARKVAILANLGFSMNVSLDDVQVRGIRKVEKEDLQMAEKLGFTMKLIGKAEKQGSAIHLSVEPTLLPSHHPLSNVNNEFNAVYVHGQAVGEVMFYGPGAGKLPTGSAVVSDIISIVKNMNQVPKNKSVLKEPEPYELQGDEEVVSKYFLRISLRDEPGMLQKITECFVIYSVSLKEVIQLPLNRELAEVVVVTHHTSKYQFERVLGAIEAVASEINSYYIIEEEKQYV from the coding sequence ATGAATAATGTTATTAATGTTGGGGTATTAGGTTTAGGTACGGTCGGAAGTGGTGTTGTTCATATTTTGAAGGAACATTATAAAAAAATCGCTCTTGATACAGGATATGAAGTGAAAGTAAAGACAGTCGTTGTACGTGATTTGGAAAAAGAACGTGATGTTTGTATTGATGGAATCGTAGTAACAAGTAATGTCGATGAAGTTCTAAATGATTCAAATATTGATATTGTAGTAGAGGTAATGGGCGGAATTGAAGAAGCAAAACAGCATATTATTAAGGCTTTACAAAACAAGAAGCATGTCGTAACAGCAAATAAAGATTTAATGGCTGTATATGGTGCAGAACTTCTCCAATTAGCGAACGAAAATGATTGTGATTTATGTTATGAGGCGAGTGTAGCAGGTGGTATTCCGGTGTTAAGGGGATTAACAGACGGATTAGCTTCAGATCAAATTGAAAAAATAATGGGAATTGTAAATGGAACAACAAATTATATGTTAACAAAGATGAGTCAAAAAGGCTGGTCTTATGAGGAGGCTTTACAGGAAGCACAAAAATTAGGCTTTGCAGAATCAGATCCAACAGCAGATGTAGATGGGCTAGATGCGGCGAGAAAGGTAGCGATCCTTGCGAACTTAGGTTTTTCGATGAATGTTTCTTTAGATGATGTGCAAGTAAGAGGGATTCGAAAGGTTGAAAAAGAAGATTTACAAATGGCTGAAAAATTAGGATTTACTATGAAATTAATTGGTAAAGCAGAGAAACAAGGGTCAGCCATTCATTTAAGTGTAGAACCGACTTTATTACCAAGTCATCATCCGTTATCGAATGTAAATAATGAATTTAATGCTGTGTATGTTCACGGTCAAGCAGTAGGAGAAGTGATGTTTTACGGACCTGGAGCTGGGAAGTTACCGACTGGTTCTGCTGTAGTAAGTGATATTATTTCAATTGTTAAAAATATGAATCAAGTTCCGAAAAATAAAAGTGTGTTAAAAGAACCAGAGCCGTACGAATTACAAGGAGATGAAGAAGTAGTTTCGAAATATTTCTTACGTATTTCATTACGAGATGAGCCTGGGATGTTGCAAAAAATAACAGAATGTTTCGTTATTTATTCTGTAAGTTTAAAAGAGGTTATCCAATTACCTTTGAATCGTGAACTTGCAGAAGTCGTTGTTGTGACACATCACACTTCAAAATATCAATTCGAACGAGTTTTAGGAGCGATAGAAGCTGTCGCAAGTGAAATAAACAGCTACTACATTATTGAGGAGGAAAAACAATATGTATAA
- the thrC gene encoding threonine synthase gives MYKGLLNQYASYLPVNENTPDVSLMEGNTPLIPLLNISKQLGIQLYGKYEGANPTGSFKDRGMVMAVAKAKEEGSEAIICASTGNTSAAAAAYAARLGMKCIIVIPEGKIAHGKLAQAVAYGAEIISIEGNFDDALKVVRNIAAEEPITLVNSVNPYRIEGQKTAAFEICDQLQKAPDVLAIPVGNAGNITAYWKGFCEYEKEKGYKKPRIHGFEAEGAAAIVKGHVIEEPETIATAIRIGNPASWSYAVEAAEQSNGEIDMVSDEEILHAYRLLAKTEGVFAEPGSNASLAGVIKHVQSGKIKKGETVVAVLTGNGLKDPDIAISSNKLDIASVSNNIEQIKDHIKGVIMS, from the coding sequence ATGTATAAAGGATTATTAAACCAGTATGCTTCTTATTTACCAGTGAATGAAAACACACCTGATGTTAGCTTAATGGAAGGGAACACACCTCTTATTCCATTATTAAATATATCAAAACAATTAGGGATTCAGTTATACGGTAAATATGAAGGAGCGAATCCGACTGGTTCTTTTAAAGACCGTGGCATGGTAATGGCCGTTGCAAAGGCGAAAGAAGAAGGTTCTGAGGCAATCATTTGTGCATCAACAGGTAATACATCGGCAGCGGCTGCAGCATATGCGGCACGCCTCGGAATGAAATGTATTATCGTAATCCCGGAAGGAAAGATTGCGCATGGAAAATTAGCGCAAGCAGTCGCTTATGGAGCTGAAATCATTTCAATAGAAGGGAATTTTGATGATGCACTTAAGGTTGTAAGAAACATTGCTGCGGAAGAGCCGATTACATTAGTAAACTCAGTGAATCCGTACCGAATTGAAGGGCAAAAAACAGCAGCGTTTGAAATTTGTGACCAGTTGCAAAAAGCGCCAGATGTTCTCGCTATTCCTGTTGGGAATGCAGGGAATATTACAGCATACTGGAAAGGGTTCTGTGAATATGAGAAAGAAAAAGGCTATAAGAAGCCAAGAATTCATGGCTTTGAAGCGGAAGGAGCAGCTGCAATTGTAAAAGGACATGTAATTGAAGAACCTGAAACAATTGCAACAGCGATTCGCATCGGTAATCCAGCAAGTTGGTCGTATGCAGTAGAGGCAGCCGAACAGTCTAATGGTGAAATAGATATGGTGTCAGATGAGGAAATATTACATGCGTATAGATTATTAGCAAAAACGGAAGGGGTTTTCGCTGAGCCAGGATCAAATGCTTCATTAGCGGGGGTAATTAAACATGTTCAATCTGGAAAAATCAAAAAGGGAGAAACAGTTGTTGCAGTATTAACTGGAAACGGTTTGAAAGATCCTGATATTGCTATTTCTTCTAATAAATTAGACATTGCAAGTGTTTCAAATAATATAGAACAAATTAAAGATCATATAAAAGGGGTGATTATGTCGTGA
- the thrB gene encoding homoserine kinase — MIPLSVRVPASTANVGPGFDSVGIALSLYLEVSVKGEADKWQVIHSFDDSIPKDDKNLIVSTACKVCPSLSPHIIEVTSNIPLTRGLGSSASAIVAGIELANQLGNLHLTTNQKVQIATNFEGHPDNVAASILGGTVIGALDGKNVSVVRIESKELGVISLIPNEELNTDESRSVLPEMFPFHEAVKASAISNVLVAALCQKKWEVVGEMMERDHFHEPYRLELVPLLPSIRKCAKEFGAYGTALSGAGPSIFILTPYEKRQEIAEQLARVFTAMKVYELEIDHKGITVNKEERIGL; from the coding sequence GTGATACCATTAAGCGTTCGTGTTCCTGCTAGTACAGCAAATGTTGGACCAGGATTTGATTCTGTTGGAATAGCTTTGTCATTATATTTAGAAGTGAGTGTAAAGGGAGAAGCTGATAAGTGGCAAGTTATACATTCCTTTGACGATTCAATTCCAAAAGATGATAAAAATTTAATTGTTAGCACGGCATGTAAAGTATGTCCTTCTTTATCACCCCATATAATAGAAGTTACTAGTAATATTCCACTGACAAGAGGGCTAGGAAGTAGCGCATCAGCGATTGTAGCAGGAATAGAGCTTGCGAATCAACTTGGAAATTTACATTTAACAACTAATCAAAAAGTCCAAATTGCTACAAATTTTGAAGGACACCCAGATAATGTTGCTGCTTCTATTCTAGGTGGGACTGTAATCGGAGCACTTGATGGAAAGAATGTTTCGGTCGTAAGAATTGAAAGTAAGGAATTAGGCGTAATTTCTCTTATTCCGAATGAAGAGCTAAATACGGATGAAAGTCGATCTGTATTACCAGAGATGTTTCCGTTTCATGAAGCGGTTAAGGCTAGTGCGATAAGTAACGTATTAGTAGCTGCGTTATGCCAAAAGAAGTGGGAAGTTGTAGGTGAAATGATGGAAAGAGATCATTTCCACGAGCCATATCGTTTAGAACTTGTACCGTTATTACCATCAATTCGTAAATGTGCAAAAGAATTCGGAGCCTATGGAACAGCACTTAGTGGTGCGGGACCATCCATTTTTATTTTAACTCCGTATGAGAAGCGTCAAGAAATTGCTGAGCAATTAGCGAGAGTATTTACAGCTATGAAAGTATATGAGCTTGAAATTGATCATAAAGGGATTACTGTAAATAAGGAAGAACGTATTGGATTATAA
- a CDS encoding DUF6366 family protein, which produces MSSKESPEEKREHIRQSELKNSPTGSLNDGLNRAESGSPVDMTGGMNWKGTGILILVLVLGYIIYTYFFS; this is translated from the coding sequence ATGAGTTCAAAAGAGTCACCAGAAGAAAAAAGAGAACACATAAGACAAAGTGAGTTGAAAAATAGCCCTACCGGTTCTTTGAATGATGGGCTCAATAGAGCGGAATCAGGTAGCCCTGTTGATATGACAGGGGGCATGAATTGGAAAGGTACAGGGATATTAATTTTAGTGCTAGTTTTAGGATATATTATATACACTTACTTTTTCAGTTAA
- a CDS encoding glycoside hydrolase gives MKKMIAICLLTTMSFSTLVGCDVKGNNALQESKIKKATYKDFTYDVNPETFTLTVEHDGVKEQASQPLPKMKVSNLKKDKDRTSWEYPDQKVKVNLEKKKEHLNIEVESTGAESFTWPKVQAENYTLPLWEGKQIPSNDENWKKFLKDDAYSFAESFSMKFFALNGSKYSIVYIANNMFNNELKFHSDPKIGFDFTHEFPSINKNKTYGFQLYVTNNDAVSIAKLYKDNIIEKGEFKTLQEKARKNKEIEKLYGAGHFYFWNQNGLSESNVNWPKLREQINSPVFSHIKELIQKNSSEPGELNVFEQVSKQDFIDKYQKNVILRYTNEVLSMKELYKEDIFPKVDQEASVLVKKGVDHLSKTELYSLNKHLLKSVLGDAVEEVSKWGNADGTDIIKEMKEAGIDKAWIGLPNWEQGYMQPNFVTEAKKMGYLVGPYDSYHSIHEKGDKNWNTASFNDPSLYEEATVTKKNGEKVQGFLGRGRKLNPTLSLPSVKERMNDILQNGPKYNSWFIDCDATGEIYDDYSTKHLTTQEQDLQARLKRMDYIAQEKGMVVGSEGGNDFASSTIAFAHGIETPVIKWDDEDMRKNKTSPYYVGGYWSPNQNVPEKYAKQVPLKEEYKQVYLNPVYSVPLYKLVYNDSVITTHHWEWGSLKVKDEVGNRMLYELLYNVPPLYHLDEVEWNKHKKEITQHLKVWNEVHEKAVKEEMTNFVYLSEDKLVQSASYGKDIKIIVNFSNKDVEIEKTKIQAKSALINNNGKQMIYTPNEK, from the coding sequence ATGAAAAAAATGATAGCGATATGTCTTCTTACTACTATGTCATTTTCGACTTTAGTCGGGTGTGATGTAAAAGGTAATAATGCTTTACAAGAGTCTAAAATAAAGAAAGCGACGTATAAAGATTTTACGTACGATGTAAATCCAGAGACTTTCACGTTAACTGTAGAACATGATGGTGTAAAAGAACAGGCATCACAACCGTTACCGAAAATGAAGGTGTCGAATTTAAAAAAAGACAAGGATCGCACATCGTGGGAATATCCAGATCAAAAAGTAAAAGTAAACTTAGAAAAGAAAAAAGAGCACTTAAATATTGAAGTGGAATCGACTGGTGCAGAAAGTTTTACATGGCCGAAAGTACAAGCTGAAAATTATACACTTCCGTTATGGGAAGGTAAGCAAATTCCAAGTAATGATGAGAATTGGAAGAAGTTTTTAAAGGATGATGCATATTCATTTGCTGAATCATTTTCTATGAAGTTTTTTGCATTAAATGGTTCTAAATATTCGATCGTATATATTGCGAATAATATGTTTAATAATGAATTGAAATTTCATTCAGATCCGAAAATAGGGTTTGATTTTACACATGAATTCCCGAGTATAAATAAAAATAAAACATATGGCTTTCAATTATATGTGACAAATAATGATGCAGTAAGTATCGCAAAACTATACAAGGACAATATTATTGAAAAAGGTGAATTTAAAACATTACAAGAGAAGGCAAGAAAAAATAAAGAAATTGAAAAACTTTACGGTGCAGGTCATTTTTATTTTTGGAATCAAAATGGTTTATCAGAAAGTAATGTAAATTGGCCAAAGCTAAGGGAGCAAATAAATAGCCCGGTGTTTAGCCATATAAAAGAGCTTATTCAAAAGAATAGTTCAGAGCCTGGGGAATTGAATGTATTTGAGCAGGTGAGTAAACAAGACTTTATCGATAAGTATCAAAAAAATGTTATTTTACGCTATACAAACGAAGTATTATCTATGAAGGAATTGTATAAAGAGGATATTTTCCCGAAAGTTGATCAGGAAGCTAGTGTGTTAGTAAAGAAAGGTGTAGATCACTTATCGAAGACAGAGCTGTATAGCTTAAATAAACATTTACTAAAGTCAGTACTCGGTGATGCAGTTGAAGAAGTAAGTAAATGGGGTAATGCAGATGGAACGGATATTATAAAGGAAATGAAAGAGGCCGGGATAGACAAGGCGTGGATTGGTCTACCGAACTGGGAACAAGGATATATGCAACCTAATTTTGTTACAGAAGCTAAGAAAATGGGATATTTAGTTGGTCCGTATGATTCTTATCATTCCATTCACGAAAAAGGTGATAAAAATTGGAACACAGCTTCCTTTAATGATCCATCATTATACGAAGAGGCTACTGTAACTAAGAAAAATGGAGAAAAGGTACAAGGGTTTTTAGGTAGAGGGCGAAAATTAAATCCGACATTATCACTTCCTAGTGTAAAAGAACGAATGAACGATATATTACAAAATGGCCCTAAATATAATTCATGGTTTATTGATTGTGACGCGACGGGCGAAATTTATGATGATTATTCAACAAAACATTTAACGACACAAGAACAAGATTTACAAGCAAGATTAAAACGAATGGATTATATTGCACAAGAAAAAGGTATGGTAGTTGGCTCTGAGGGCGGAAATGATTTTGCGAGTAGTACGATTGCATTTGCTCATGGAATTGAAACACCTGTAATTAAATGGGACGATGAAGATATGAGGAAAAACAAAACAAGCCCGTATTATGTAGGTGGATATTGGTCACCAAATCAAAATGTTCCCGAAAAATATGCAAAACAAGTACCGTTGAAAGAAGAATATAAACAAGTATATTTAAATCCAGTATATTCGGTACCATTATATAAATTAGTATACAACGATTCCGTTATTACAACGCACCATTGGGAATGGGGAAGTTTGAAGGTGAAAGATGAAGTTGGAAATCGTATGTTATATGAGTTATTGTATAATGTTCCTCCGTTGTACCATTTAGATGAAGTAGAGTGGAATAAGCATAAAAAAGAAATTACACAGCATCTGAAAGTTTGGAATGAAGTTCATGAAAAAGCAGTAAAAGAAGAAATGACGAACTTTGTATATCTGTCAGAAGATAAGCTAGTACAATCTGCTTCATATGGAAAAGATATTAAAATTATTGTGAATTTTTCAAATAAAGATGTAGAAATAGAAAAAACGAAAATACAAGCAAAATCAGCTTTAATTAATAATAATGGGAAGCAAATGATATACACACCAAATGAGAAATAA